The following coding sequences lie in one Rutidosis leptorrhynchoides isolate AG116_Rl617_1_P2 chromosome 4, CSIRO_AGI_Rlap_v1, whole genome shotgun sequence genomic window:
- the LOC139841917 gene encoding uncharacterized protein, with translation MIAFPSMFNTNPSDAPVVIEARIGNFIVGGIYTDTGAGADIMYKHCFIQLPDRVKEKLKDTFVPLTSFANDPSWSEGSIVLEVVLGKTSFKRTAHIEFLVVKAISQYNAILERSVMMTFGAVTSTVHGMMKFPTPAGIAMLYAERRKPIECVQINRTSVNPIIHEDGSISPNPEFPDQKIIIGNTITKETKEKLYKILATNLDVFAWQDSDITGVPRHVAEHKLGVNLNIPPVCQKKRGMAPDRTKFLREEVKKLVDTRILREVKYQTWVANPVVVRKPDNSWRMCVDFTDLNKACPKDNYPLPKID, from the coding sequence ATGATTGCTTTTCCTTCCATGTTTAACACCAATCCATCTGACGCTCCTGTAGTGATTGAAGCTCGAATAGGAAATTTTATTGTTGGAGGAATATATACTGATACCGGAGCAGGAGCAGATATCATGTATAAACATTGTTTTATACAACTACCAGACAGAGTTAAGGAAAAGCTAAAGGACACATTTGTTCCCTTAACAAGTTTTGCTAATGATCCATCATGGTCAGAAGGAAGCATAGTTTTAGAAGTAGTATTGGGAAAAACGTCATTTAAAAGAACTGCTCATATCGAATTTTTGGTTGTGAAAGCAATTTCGCAGTATAATGCCATTTTAGAACGATCAGTTATGATGACATTCGGAGCTGTGACATCAACGGTACACGGAATGATGAAATTTCCCACACCGGCTGGCATCGCCATGCTGTACGCTGAACGGAGAAAACCAATAGAATGTGTACAAATAAACAGAACATCTGTTAACCCAATCATTCATGAAGATGGGTCAATATCACCAAATCCAgagtttccagatcagaaaatcataattggaaACACAATCACAAAAGAAACAAAAGAAAAGCTTTACAAAATCTTAGCCACAAATTTGGATGTTTTTGCATGGCAAGATTCTGATATAACCGGAGTACCACGTCATGTAGCTGAACATAAGCTTGGTGTGAATCTTAATATCCCACCAGTGTGTCAAAAGAAAAGAGGCATGGCTCCAGATCGAACAAAATTTCTCAGAGAAGAAGTTAAAAAATTGGTGGATACTAGAATATTGAGAGaagtaaaatatcagacatgggtagcaAACCCGGTTGTGGTAAGAAAGCCAGATAATTCATGGAGGATGTGTGTAGACTTCACAGATttaaataaagcatgtccaaaagaCAATTATCCTTTACCAAAAATCGATTAG
- the LOC139841916 gene encoding uncharacterized protein, whose amino-acid sequence MLIYFVSKVLQQSEVNYPPIKKLVYALTHTARRLRRYFQAHSILVMTDQLIKYILRNPESSGRLAKWAIELGEYEINFSPRHAVKGQNLADFLLETTEKELHTDGASSEEGVGAGLVLTSPEGEEHTYALRFCFYASNNEAEYEALFSSLRIALEMGIKHLRAYVDSQIVAQQYLQLGEKISKNFETLEVVEIPRNKNKKADVLSKLATLTFDYLHKKVLVDVLKDKSVDEKVVVATVEEREPCWITPYVKYLQDGTLPIDAMEARWIRQAIDVVKEIHEGLCAQHSGYRTIVGRIMRQGYYLQSIYKDTADVIKTCDACQRHGTVQRLPNKWVEAKVLAKITGENIKKFVWNDIVCIYGLPNEIVSDNGKQFADNPFRSWCEELNIKQTFTSVAHPQANGQVEVTTKEIVVGIKARLGLSQTK is encoded by the exons ATGCTTATATACTTTGTCAGTAAAGTATTGCAACAAAGTGAAGTTAATTATCCACCAATTAAGAAATTGGTGTATGCTTTAACACATACAGCTAGGCGACTCagacgatattttcaagcacattcaATCCTAGTAATGACAGACCAGCTGATAAAATATATTTTAAGAAATCCAGAGTCATCAGGACGACTAGCAAAATGGGCAATTGAATTGGGAgaatatgaaataaatttttcgCCTCGACATGCAGTTAAAGGTCAAAATTTGGCAGATTTTTTATTAGAAACAACAGAAAAG GAGTTGCACACTGATGGTGCATCAAGTGAGGAAGGTGTTGGTGCAGGGTTAGTACTTACTAGTCCAGAAGGTGAAGAGCATACGTATGCATTGAGGTTTTGTTTCTATGCATCtaacaatgaagcagaatatgaagCATTGTTTTCCAGCCTCCGCATAGCGTTAGAAATGGGAATAAAACATTTGCgtgcatatgttgattctcaaattgtagCACAGCAG TATTTGCAATTAGGTGAGAAAATATCAAAAAATTTTGAGACCTTAGAGGTTGTGGAGATACCAAGAAATAAAAACAAGAAGGCAGATGTTTTGAGCAAATTAGCAACATTAACATTTGATTATTTGCACAAGAAAGTTTTGGTGGACGTCTTAAAAGATAAATCGGTTGATGAAAAGGTAGTGGTTGCAACAGTTGAAGAAAGGGAACCATGTTGGATAACCCCCTATGTGAAATATTTGCAAGATGGAACACTGCCAATAGATGCCATGGAAGCAAGATGGATAAGA CAAGCAATTGATGTAGTCAAGGAAATTCATGAAGGATTATGTGCACAGCATTCCGGTTATAGAACTATAGTTGGACGGATTATGCGACAAGGGTATTATTTGCAGTCAATTTACAAAGATACAGCAGACGTAATTAAGACATGTGATGCCTGCCAGCGGCATGGAACCGTACAGCGCTTACCCAA TAAGTGGGTTGAAGCGAAGGTATTGGCAAAAATAACTGGGGAGAATATAAAGAAATTCGTGTGGAACGATATTGTATGCATATATGGATTACCAAATGAAATTGTCAGTGACAACGGAAAACAGTTTGCAGATAACCCCTTCAGAAGTTGGTGTGAAGAGTTAAACATCAAACAAACATTTACCTCAGTGGCTCACCCACAGGCCAATGGGCAAGTTGAGGTAACCACCAAAGAAATTGTAGTCGGCATAAAGGCTAGGTTAGGTTTGAGTCAGACTAAGTAG